Proteins encoded together in one Neisseria lactamica window:
- a CDS encoding RelA/SpoT family protein: MTATSPIQDTQSATPQELREWFDSYCAALPDNDKKLVFAARSLAEAHYPADAATPYGEPLPDHFLGAAQMVNELDLLPDAVAATLLADIGRYVPDWNLLVSERCNSTVAELVKGVDEVQKLTHFARVDSLATPEERARQAEIMRKMLLAMVTDIRVVLIKLAMRTRTLQFLSNVPDSPEKRAVAKETLDIFAPLANRLGVWQLKWQLEDLGFRHQEPEKYREIALLLDEKRTERLEYIENFLNILRTELKKYNIHFEVAGRPKHIYSIYKKMVKKKLTFDGLFDIRAVRILVDTVPECYTTLGIVHSLWQPIPGEFDDYIANPKGNGYKSLHTVIVGPEDKGVEVQIRTFDMHQFNEFGVAAHWRYKEGGKGDSAYEQKIAWLRQLLDWRENMAESGKEDLAAAFKTELFNDTIYVLTPHGKVLSLPTGATPIDFAYALHSSIGDRCRGAKVEGQIVPLSTPLENGQRVEIITAKEGHPSVNWLYEGWVKSNRAISKIRAYIRQQNADTVREEGRVQLDKQLAKLTPKPNLQELAENLGYKKPEDLYTAVGQGEISNRAIQKACGTLNEPPPVPVSETTIVKQSKIKKGGKNGVLIDGEDGLMTTLAKCCKPAPPDDIVGFVTRERGISVHRKTCPSFRHLAEHAPEKVLDASWAALQEGQVIAVDIEIRAQDRAGLLRDVSDALARHKLNVTAVQTQSRDLEASMRFTLEVKQVNDLPRVLAGLGDVKGVLSVTRL, translated from the coding sequence ATTGCGCGAATGGTTCGATAGCTACTGCGCCGCGCTGCCGGACAACGATAAAAAACTTGTCTTTGCCGCCCGTTCGCTGGCGGAAGCACATTACCCCGCCGATGCCGCCACACCGTACGGCGAGCCGCTGCCCGACCACTTCCTCGGCGCGGCGCAGATGGTTAACGAACTCGACCTGCTCCCCGATGCCGTCGCCGCGACGCTGCTTGCCGACATCGGACGCTACGTCCCCGACTGGAATCTCTTGGTTTCCGAACGCTGCAACAGCACCGTTGCCGAGCTGGTCAAAGGTGTGGACGAAGTGCAGAAGCTCACCCACTTCGCCCGCGTGGACAGCCTCGCTACGCCGGAAGAACGCGCCCGGCAAGCCGAAATTATGCGGAAAATGCTGCTGGCGATGGTTACCGATATCCGCGTTGTCCTGATCAAACTGGCAATGCGTACGCGCACCCTGCAATTTTTAAGCAACGTTCCCGACAGTCCCGAAAAACGCGCCGTCGCCAAAGAAACCCTCGACATCTTCGCCCCGCTCGCCAACCGCTTGGGCGTGTGGCAGCTCAAATGGCAGCTCGAAGACCTCGGTTTCCGCCATCAAGAACCCGAAAAATACCGCGAAATCGCGCTGCTTTTGGACGAAAAACGCACCGAACGCCTCGAATACATCGAAAACTTCCTCAATATCCTGCGTACGGAACTGAAAAAATACAATATCCACTTCGAAGTCGCCGGCCGTCCGAAACACATCTACTCCATTTACAAAAAAATGGTGAAGAAAAAGCTCACTTTCGACGGCTTGTTCGACATCCGCGCCGTGCGGATTTTGGTCGATACCGTCCCCGAGTGTTACACCACGCTGGGCATTGTCCACAGCCTCTGGCAGCCCATCCCCGGCGAGTTCGACGACTACATCGCCAACCCCAAGGGCAACGGCTATAAGAGTTTGCACACTGTCATCGTCGGCCCGGAAGACAAAGGCGTGGAGGTGCAAATCCGCACCTTCGATATGCACCAATTCAACGAATTCGGTGTCGCCGCCCACTGGCGTTACAAAGAGGGCGGCAAAGGCGATTCCGCCTACGAACAGAAAATCGCCTGGTTGCGCCAACTCTTGGACTGGCGCGAAAACATGGCGGAAAGCGGCAAGGAAGACCTCGCCGCCGCCTTCAAAACCGAGCTGTTCAACGACACGATTTACGTTTTGACCCCGCACGGCAAAGTCCTTTCCCTGCCCACAGGCGCGACCCCCATCGACTTCGCCTACGCCCTGCACAGCAGCATCGGCGACCGCTGCCGGGGCGCGAAAGTCGAAGGGCAAATCGTGCCGCTGTCCACGCCTTTGGAAAACGGACAGCGCGTTGAAATCATTACCGCCAAGGAAGGGCATCCTTCCGTTAACTGGCTCTACGAAGGCTGGGTCAAATCCAACCGTGCCATCAGCAAAATCCGTGCCTACATTCGTCAGCAAAACGCCGACACCGTACGCGAAGAAGGCCGCGTCCAGCTCGACAAACAGCTTGCCAAACTCACGCCCAAGCCCAACCTGCAAGAACTTGCCGAAAACCTCGGCTACAAAAAGCCCGAAGACCTCTATACCGCCGTCGGACAAGGCGAAATTTCCAACCGCGCCATCCAAAAAGCCTGCGGCACGCTGAACGAACCGCCGCCCGTGCCCGTCAGCGAAACCACCATCGTCAAACAGTCCAAAATCAAAAAAGGCGGCAAAAACGGCGTGCTCATCGACGGTGAAGACGGCTTGATGACCACGCTTGCCAAATGCTGCAAACCCGCGCCGCCCGACGACATTGTCGGCTTCGTTACCCGCGAGCGCGGCATTTCAGTGCACCGCAAAACCTGCCCCTCTTTCCGACACCTCGCCGAACACGCACCTGAAAAAGTGTTGGACGCAAGCTGGGCGGCGTTGCAGGAAGGACAAGTAATCGCCGTCGATATCGAAATCCGCGCCCAAGACCGCGCAGGGCTTTTACGCGACGTATCCGACGCGCTCGCCCGCCACAAACTCAACGTTACCGCCGTGCAAACCCAGTCCCGCGACTTGGAAGCCAGCATGAGGTTCACGCTCGAAGTCAAACAAGTCAACGACCTCCCGCGCGTCCTCGCCGGCCTCGGCGACGTCAAAGGCGTATTGAGCGTTACCCGGCTTTAA
- a CDS encoding suppressor of fused domain protein, giving the protein MDYNQTVLSHLQNFWKHHEIKGFTWALGRIVEELPDFQVFQVIPNHEDEPWVYVSSGIGSFLGQEFFIVSPFETPEHIETLAMLASASMHYPDRFQLGKTVNIGRPWVGQSSFWHFLISLPYPYGQELEYMDNVRFFWLLPITRQERLFLDIHSVEELETKFDEAGIDYLDINRASTV; this is encoded by the coding sequence ATGGACTACAACCAAACTGTTTTATCTCATTTGCAAAATTTTTGGAAACATCATGAAATTAAAGGATTTACTTGGGCTTTAGGGAGGATTGTCGAAGAACTTCCCGATTTCCAAGTTTTCCAAGTGATTCCTAATCATGAAGATGAGCCTTGGGTTTATGTCAGCTCCGGGATAGGTTCATTTTTAGGACAGGAGTTTTTTATCGTCAGCCCGTTTGAAACGCCCGAACATATTGAGACCTTGGCGATGCTGGCATCGGCAAGTATGCATTATCCCGATCGATTTCAATTAGGGAAAACTGTCAATATCGGCAGACCGTGGGTTGGACAATCATCCTTCTGGCATTTTCTGATTTCTCTGCCTTATCCTTATGGGCAAGAGTTGGAATATATGGATAATGTCCGATTTTTCTGGTTATTGCCGATTACCCGTCAAGAGAGGCTTTTTCTAGATATTCATTCGGTAGAAGAATTGGAAACGAAATTCGATGAAGCGGGTATTGATTATTTAGATATAAATCGTGCGAGTACTGTCTGA
- a CDS encoding suppressor of fused domain protein produces the protein MINHIEKYIGTISHGSKSDSGNRYKLNIAAIPSSPDSDLKTYITLGLSKHDLNYKSRFEILFVCSLKYDENQIFPFLRWLAETIIENKKILLRGQVIYLPRSIVDSTKMDALYVSAPFYFDDDFQVCHGEHYNIVFPLLVPLYKQEAELVEKKGWNAFEQFLLDNEVGNLSDMNRKPFTW, from the coding sequence ATGATTAATCATATTGAAAAATATATAGGCACTATTTCTCATGGCTCGAAAAGCGATTCGGGAAATCGGTACAAATTAAATATCGCAGCTATTCCCTCTTCCCCTGACAGCGATTTAAAAACTTATATTACTTTAGGGTTAAGCAAACATGATCTGAATTATAAAAGCAGATTTGAAATACTTTTTGTATGTTCTTTAAAATATGATGAAAATCAGATTTTTCCATTTTTAAGATGGTTGGCAGAAACCATCATTGAGAACAAAAAAATTCTTCTTCGAGGGCAGGTTATTTATTTGCCCAGAAGCATTGTTGATTCAACAAAAATGGACGCACTGTATGTTTCCGCCCCATTTTATTTCGACGATGATTTCCAAGTCTGTCATGGCGAACACTACAATATTGTTTTCCCTTTGCTTGTCCCGTTGTATAAACAGGAAGCAGAATTGGTGGAAAAAAAGGGTTGGAATGCTTTTGAGCAGTTCTTGCTGGATAATGAAGTTGGCAACCTTTCGGATATGAATAGGAAACCGTTTACTTGGTAA
- a CDS encoding HNH endonuclease yields MQEFRSKGSTGQMRLATKDLAEAIKRGKVRSSAFTTKQLKAIEKGKDKIPGYTWHHHQDTGRMQLIRENLHHDTGHIGWRAMSKGK; encoded by the coding sequence ATTCAAGAATTCAGGTCTAAGGGTTCGACAGGGCAAATGAGGCTGGCAACCAAGGATTTGGCGGAAGCCATTAAACGAGGAAAAGTACGTAGTTCTGCTTTTACAACAAAGCAACTAAAGGCAATTGAAAAAGGCAAAGACAAAATCCCCGGTTACACTTGGCATCATCATCAAGATACAGGGAGAATGCAATTAATCCGTGAAAACTTGCATCATGATACCGGACATATCGGTTGGAGAGCGATGAGTAAAGGAAAGTAA
- a CDS encoding HINT domain-containing protein: MVKTADGYKAIARIRAGESVLSKDEASGETGYKPVTARYGNPYRETVYIKVSDGIGNSQTLISNRIHPFYSQGKWIQAGRLKKGDTLLSESGAKQTVQNITLKQQPLKAYNLTVADWHTYFVKGDKAETEGVWVHNSCPPKRAPEYHAGTVSESNFLNAAEKWLGENYKSYPNGRYVSQDGMRQVRYGHHETNSSTHHGHFESYDKPNGRVIENSAVTIIRD; encoded by the coding sequence TTGGTCAAAACGGCAGACGGCTACAAAGCCATCGCCCGTATCCGGGCCGGCGAGAGCGTCCTCTCCAAGGACGAGGCAAGCGGAGAAACGGGATACAAACCCGTTACCGCCCGATACGGTAATCCGTATCGGGAAACCGTTTACATTAAAGTTTCAGACGGCATCGGCAACAGCCAAACCCTGATTTCCAACCGCATCCATCCGTTTTACAGTCAAGGAAAGTGGATACAGGCAGGTCGTCTGAAAAAAGGCGACACCCTGCTTTCCGAAAGCGGTGCAAAACAGACAGTTCAAAACATTACCCTCAAACAGCAGCCGCTCAAAGCCTACAATCTGACCGTTGCCGACTGGCATACTTACTTTGTCAAAGGCGATAAGGCGGAGACGGAAGGGGTTTGGGTTCATAATTCCTGTCCTCCCAAAAGAGCTCCCGAATACCATGCAGGAACTGTATCTGAATCTAATTTTTTAAATGCAGCTGAGAAATGGCTAGGGGAAAACTATAAGTCATATCCAAATGGTCGATATGTATCGCAAGACGGAATGCGACAGGTACGATATGGTCATCATGAAACAAATTCATCTACACATCATGGTCATTTTGAATCATATGACAAACCCAATGGACGTGTAATAGAAAATAGTGCAGTAACAATTATTCGGGATTAA
- a CDS encoding MafI family immunity protein has translation METLDERIKNLGKSLEDRIDANLIDATLEYITFSERLLAFETLCDYIEDFNIQLTEKESQEISFINKEFGIESTSD, from the coding sequence ATGGAAACATTAGACGAACGAATAAAAAATTTAGGAAAATCTCTTGAAGATAGAATTGACGCTAATCTAATTGATGCCACACTAGAGTACATTACTTTTTCAGAACGTTTGCTAGCTTTTGAAACGCTATGTGATTATATAGAAGATTTCAATATCCAGCTTACGGAAAAAGAATCCCAAGAAATCTCTTTTATTAATAAGGAATTTGGAATTGAAAGTACATCAGATTAA
- the mafB gene encoding polymorphic toxin MafB class 1, which produces MHPLRRLAKFLVVCILAATTTIQPALAAELAQDPFITDNAQRQHYEPGGKYHLFGDPRGSVSDRTGKINIIQDYTHRMGNLLIQQAAIQGNLGYTVRFSGHGYEEHAPFDNHAADSASEEQGNVDDGFTVYRLNWEGHEHHPADAYDGPKGSDYPDPTGARDEYTYHVNGTARSIKLNPTDTRSIRQRLSDNYNNLGSNFSDRADEANKKMFEHNAKLDRWGNSMEFVNGIAAGALNPFISAGEALGIGDILYGTRYAIDKAAMRNIAPLPAEGKFAVIGGLGSVAGFEKNTREAVDRWIQENPNAAETIEAVFNVAAAAKAAKLAKAAKPGKAAVSGDFSKSYTCSFHGSTLVRTADGYKAIAHIQAGDRVLSKDEASGKTGYKPVTARYGNPYRETVYIKVSDGIGNSQTLISNLIHPFYSQGKWIQAGRLKKGDTLLSESGAKQTVQNIILKQQPLKAYNLTVADWHTYFVKGDKAETEGVWVHNDCPSKPKPTNHAQQRKEEAKNDSHRSVGDSNRVVREGKQYLDADTGNHVYVKGDKVIILTPDGRQVTQFKNSKANTSKRVKNGKWTPK; this is translated from the coding sequence GTGCATCCATTACGCCGGCTAGCCAAGTTTCTTGTCGTCTGCATTCTCGCAGCAACAACAACCATACAGCCCGCCCTCGCCGCAGAATTGGCGCAAGACCCGTTCATTACCGATAACGCCCAACGGCAGCACTACGAACCCGGAGGCAAATACCACCTCTTCGGCGACCCGCGCGGCAGCGTCTCCGACCGCACCGGCAAAATCAATATCATCCAAGACTATACCCACCGGATGGGCAACCTGCTCATCCAACAGGCGGCAATCCAAGGCAATCTTGGTTACACCGTCCGCTTTTCAGGACACGGATACGAAGAACACGCCCCCTTCGACAACCACGCCGCCGACAGCGCAAGCGAAGAACAAGGCAACGTTGACGACGGCTTTACCGTATACCGGCTCAACTGGGAAGGACACGAACACCATCCTGCCGATGCCTACGACGGGCCCAAAGGCAGCGACTATCCCGACCCCACGGGCGCAAGGGACGAATACACCTATCACGTCAACGGCACAGCCCGCAGTATCAAACTCAATCCGACCGACACCCGCAGCATCCGGCAACGCCTGTCCGACAACTACAACAATCTCGGCAGCAATTTCTCCGACCGCGCCGATGAAGCCAACAAAAAAATGTTCGAGCACAATGCCAAGCTCGACCGCTGGGGCAACAGCATGGAGTTTGTCAACGGTATTGCCGCCGGAGCGCTCAACCCCTTTATCAGCGCGGGCGAAGCCTTGGGCATAGGCGACATACTGTACGGAACGCGCTATGCCATAGACAAAGCCGCGATGCGCAACATCGCCCCCTTGCCCGCCGAGGGCAAATTCGCCGTCATCGGCGGCTTGGGCAGCGTGGCGGGCTTTGAAAAGAATACGCGCGAAGCCGTTGACCGGTGGATACAGGAAAACCCCAATGCCGCCGAAACCATCGAAGCCGTCTTCAACGTTGCCGCCGCCGCCAAAGCCGCGAAGTTGGCAAAGGCGGCAAAACCGGGGAAGGCTGCGGTTAGCGGGGATTTCTCAAAATCCTACACCTGCTCCTTCCACGGCAGCACCTTGGTCAGAACGGCAGACGGCTACAAAGCCATTGCCCATATTCAAGCCGGAGACCGCGTCCTTTCCAAGGACGAGGCAAGCGGGAAAACGGGATACAAACCCGTTACCGCCCGATACGGCAATCCGTATCGGGAAACCGTTTACATTAAAGTTTCAGACGGCATCGGCAACAGCCAAACCCTGATTTCCAACCTCATCCATCCGTTTTACAGTCAAGGAAAGTGGATACAGGCAGGTCGTCTGAAAAAAGGCGACACCCTGCTTTCCGAAAGCGGTGCAAAACAGACAGTTCAAAACATTATCCTCAAACAGCAGCCGCTCAAAGCCTACAATCTGACCGTTGCCGACTGGCATACTTACTTTGTCAAAGGCGATAAGGCGGAAACGGAAGGAGTTTGGGTTCATAATGATTGCCCGAGCAAACCAAAACCAACCAATCATGCCCAACAAAGAAAAGAAGAAGCTAAAAATGATTCCCATCGAAGTGTGGGAGATTCCAATCGTGTCGTTCGAGAAGGAAAGCAATATTTAGATGCCGACACAGGAAATCATGTTTATGTAAAAGGAGATAAAGTGATTATTCTAACTCCTGATGGAAGACAGGTAACTCAATTTAAGAACTCGAAAGCCAATACGTCAAAGAGAGTAAAAAATGGAAAATGGACACCGAAATAA
- the pepN gene encoding aminopeptidase N has translation MSKTVHYLKDYQTPAYHILKTDLHFDINEPQTIVKSRLTVEPQRVGEPLVLDGSAKLLSVKINGAAADYVLEGETLTIADVPSERFTVEVETEILPAENKSLMGLYASGGNLFTQCEPEGFRKITFYIDRPDVMSKFTTTIVADKKRYPVLLSNGNKIDGGGFSDGRHWVKWEDPFAKPSYLFALVAGDLAVTEDCFTTMGGRNVKIEFYTAEADKPKVGFAVESLKNAMKWDETRFGLEYDLDIFMVVAVGDFNMGAMENKGLNIFNTKFVLADSRTATDTDFEGIESVVGHEYFHNWTGNRVTCRDWFQLSLKEGLTVFRDQEFSGDRAGRAVRRIENIRLLRQHQFPEDAGPTAHPVRPARYEEMNNFYTMTVYEKGAEVVRMYHTLLGEEGFQKGMKLYFQRHDGQAVTCDDFRAAMADANGINLDQFALWYSQAGTPVLEAEGRLKNNVFELTIKQTVPPTPDMADKQPMMIPVKIGLLNRNGEAAAFDYQGKRATEAVLLLTEAEQTFTLEGVTEAVVPSLLRGFSAPVHLNYPYSDDDLLLLLAHDSDAFTRWEAAQTLYRRAVAANLAALSDGIGLPKHEKLLAAVEKVISDGLLDNAFKALLLGVPSEAELWDGAENIDPLRYHQAREALLDTLAVRFLPKWHELNRQAAKQENQCCEYSPEAAGWRTLRNVCRAFVLRADPAHIETVAEKYGEMAQNMTHEWGILSAVNGNESDTRNRLLAQFADKFSDDALVMDKYFALVGSSRRSDTLQQVQTSLQHPKFSLENPNKARSLIGSFSRNVPHFHAEDGSGYRFIADKVIEIDRFNPQVAARLVQAFNLCNKLEPHRKNLVKQALQRIRAQEGLSKDVGEIVGKILD, from the coding sequence ATGAGCAAAACCGTGCATTATCTCAAAGACTATCAAACGCCCGCCTACCATATTCTCAAAACCGATTTACATTTTGATATTAACGAACCGCAAACCATTGTGAAGTCGCGTTTGACGGTCGAGCCGCAGAGGGTGGGGGAACCGCTGGTGTTGGACGGTTCGGCGAAACTCTTGTCCGTCAAAATCAACGGGGCGGCGGCGGATTATGTGTTGGAAGGCGAAACGCTGACGATTGCAGACGTGCCGTCCGAACGCTTCACCGTCGAAGTGGAAACCGAAATCCTGCCGGCGGAAAACAAATCGCTGATGGGGCTGTATGCTTCCGGCGGCAATCTGTTTACCCAGTGCGAGCCGGAGGGCTTCCGCAAAATTACGTTCTACATCGACCGTCCAGATGTGATGTCCAAGTTCACAACCACCATCGTCGCAGACAAAAAACGCTATCCCGTTTTGCTCTCCAACGGCAACAAAATCGACGGCGGCGGGTTTTCAGACGGCCGCCATTGGGTGAAATGGGAAGACCCGTTTGCCAAACCGAGTTATCTGTTTGCTTTGGTCGCGGGCGATTTGGCGGTCACGGAAGACTGTTTCACCACAATGGGCGGCAGAAACGTCAAAATCGAGTTTTACACCGCCGAAGCGGACAAGCCCAAGGTCGGCTTTGCCGTGGAATCGCTGAAAAACGCGATGAAATGGGACGAAACGCGCTTCGGTTTGGAATACGACTTGGATATTTTCATGGTCGTCGCCGTGGGCGATTTCAATATGGGTGCGATGGAAAACAAGGGTTTGAACATCTTTAACACCAAGTTCGTCCTCGCCGACAGCCGCACCGCCACCGATACCGATTTCGAAGGCATCGAATCCGTGGTCGGACACGAATATTTCCACAACTGGACGGGCAACCGCGTAACCTGCCGCGACTGGTTCCAGCTTTCGCTGAAGGAAGGGTTGACCGTGTTCCGCGACCAAGAGTTTTCCGGCGACCGCGCCGGCCGCGCCGTGCGCCGTATCGAAAACATCCGCCTGCTGCGCCAGCACCAGTTCCCCGAAGACGCAGGTCCGACCGCACATCCGGTGCGCCCCGCCCGCTATGAGGAGATGAACAATTTTTACACCATGACCGTTTATGAAAAAGGCGCGGAAGTGGTGCGGATGTATCACACCTTGCTCGGCGAAGAGGGCTTCCAAAAAGGTATGAAGCTCTATTTCCAACGCCACGACGGACAGGCCGTGACCTGCGATGATTTCCGCGCGGCGATGGCGGACGCGAACGGCATCAATCTCGACCAGTTCGCCTTGTGGTACAGCCAGGCGGGCACGCCCGTTTTGGAAGCCGAAGGCCGTCTGAAAAACAATGTGTTCGAGTTAACCATCAAACAAACCGTGCCGCCTACGCCCGATATGGCGGACAAGCAACCGATGATGATTCCCGTCAAAATCGGGCTGCTGAACCGCAACGGCGAAGCGGCGGCATTCGATTATCAGGGCAAACGCGCAACCGAAGCCGTATTGCTGCTGACCGAAGCCGAACAGACCTTCACGCTCGAAGGCGTAACCGAAGCCGTCGTTCCCTCGCTGCTGCGAGGGTTCAGCGCGCCGGTGCACCTGAACTATCCATACAGCGACGACGACCTGCTGCTCCTGCTCGCCCATGACAGCGACGCCTTCACGCGCTGGGAAGCCGCCCAAACGCTCTACCGCCGCGCCGTCGCCGCCAACCTTGCCGCGCTTTCAGACGGCATCGGGTTGCCGAAACACGAAAAACTGCTTGCCGCCGTCGAAAAAGTCATTTCAGACGGCCTCTTGGACAACGCCTTCAAAGCCCTGCTTTTGGGCGTGCCGTCCGAAGCCGAGCTGTGGGACGGCGCGGAAAACATCGACCCGCTGCGCTACCATCAGGCGCGCGAAGCCTTGTTGGATACACTTGCCGTCCGCTTCCTGCCGAAATGGCACGAATTGAACCGTCAGGCGGCGAAGCAGGAAAACCAATGCTGCGAATACAGCCCCGAAGCCGCCGGCTGGCGCACGCTGCGCAACGTCTGCCGCGCCTTTGTCCTGCGCGCCGACCCCGCGCACATCGAAACCGTTGCCGAGAAATACGGCGAAATGGCGCAAAACATGACCCACGAATGGGGCATCCTGTCCGCCGTCAACGGCAACGAAAGCGATACGCGCAACCGCCTGCTGGCGCAGTTTGCCGACAAGTTTTCAGACGACGCGCTGGTGATGGACAAATATTTCGCCCTTGTCGGCTCAAGCCGCCGCAGCGACACCCTGCAACAGGTTCAAACCTCCTTGCAGCATCCGAAATTCAGCCTCGAAAACCCCAACAAAGCCCGTTCGCTCATCGGCAGCTTCAGCCGCAACGTCCCGCATTTCCACGCAGAAGACGGCAGCGGCTACCGCTTCATCGCCGACAAAGTCATCGAAATCGACCGCTTCAACCCGCAGGTCGCCGCCCGCTTAGTGCAGGCGTTCAACCTCTGCAACAAGCTCGAGCCGCACCGCAAAAACTTGGTGAAACAAGCATTGCAGCGCATTCGGGCGCAGGAAGGATTGTCGAAAGACGTGGGCGAAATCGTCGGCAAGATTTTGGATTGA
- a CDS encoding 3'-5' exonuclease, with product MNTILAFDIETVPDVQGIRTLYHLPSDLPDDEVVLFAQQKRRAQTGGDFMQHHLHQVVAVSCCMRWGQDKIHIGTIGEADDGEEVVIAKFFELVEKHTPQLVSWNGGGFDLPVLHYRSLIYGINAARYWDMGEGEFGDSRDFKWNNYISRYHQRHCDLMDLLALYQPRANVPLDDMAKLCGFPGKLGMDGSKVWEAFHTGRLKEIRNYCETDAANTYLMYLRFCLVSGRLDADEYEMEIKRMRNYLSAQAGEKPHWEEFVRAWE from the coding sequence ATGAATACGATTTTGGCCTTCGATATTGAAACCGTGCCCGACGTGCAAGGGATACGGACTTTATATCATCTCCCGTCCGATTTGCCCGACGATGAAGTGGTGCTGTTTGCCCAGCAAAAACGCCGAGCCCAGACGGGCGGGGATTTTATGCAGCATCATCTCCATCAGGTTGTGGCGGTTTCGTGCTGTATGCGCTGGGGGCAGGACAAAATCCATATCGGCACAATCGGCGAGGCGGACGACGGCGAAGAAGTGGTTATCGCCAAATTTTTCGAGTTGGTGGAAAAACATACGCCGCAACTGGTCAGTTGGAACGGCGGCGGGTTCGACCTGCCCGTACTGCATTACCGCTCCCTGATATACGGCATCAATGCCGCGCGTTATTGGGATATGGGCGAAGGGGAATTTGGCGACAGCCGCGATTTCAAGTGGAACAACTACATCAGCCGCTATCACCAACGCCACTGCGATTTGATGGATTTGCTCGCGCTTTACCAGCCGAGGGCAAACGTGCCGCTGGACGATATGGCGAAACTGTGCGGTTTTCCGGGCAAGCTGGGTATGGACGGCAGCAAGGTGTGGGAGGCATTCCATACGGGCAGGCTGAAGGAAATCCGCAATTATTGCGAAACCGACGCGGCAAACACTTATCTGATGTACCTGCGTTTCTGCCTCGTCAGCGGCAGGCTGGATGCGGACGAATACGAAATGGAAATCAAACGGATGCGGAATTACCTGTCCGCACAAGCCGGGGAAAAGCCGCATTGGGAAGAGTTTGTCCGCGCGTGGGAATAA
- a CDS encoding lipid A biosynthesis lauroyl acyltransferase yields MKFIFFVLYVLQFLPFALLHKLADLTGLLAYLLVKPRRRIGEINLAKCFPEWDGKKRETVLKQHFKHMAKLMLEYGLYWYAPAKRLKSLVRYHNKHYLDDALAAGEKVIILYPHFTAFEMAVYALNQDVPLISMYSHQKNKILDEQILKGRNRYHNVFLIGRTEGLRALVKQFRKSSAPFLYLPDQDFGRNDSVFVDFFGIRTATITGLSRIAALANAKVIPAIPVREADNTVTLQFYPAWKSFPGEDAKADAQRMNRFIEERVREHPEQYFWLHKRFKTRPEGSPDFYGLHEVTK; encoded by the coding sequence ATGAAATTTATATTTTTTGTACTGTATGTTTTGCAGTTTCTGCCGTTTGCGCTGCTGCACAAACTTGCCGACCTGACGGGTTTGCTTGCCTACCTTTTGGTCAAACCCCGCCGCCGTATCGGCGAAATCAATTTGGCAAAATGCTTTCCCGAGTGGGACGGAAAAAAGCGCGAAACCGTATTGAAGCAGCATTTCAAACATATGGCGAAACTGATGCTTGAATACGGCTTATATTGGTATGCGCCTGCTAAACGCCTGAAATCGCTGGTGCGCTACCACAACAAACATTATTTGGACGACGCGCTGGCGGCAGGGGAAAAAGTCATCATCCTGTATCCGCACTTTACCGCGTTCGAGATGGCGGTGTACGCGCTTAATCAGGATGTTCCGCTGATCAGTATGTATTCCCACCAAAAAAACAAGATATTGGACGAACAGATTTTGAAAGGCCGCAACCGCTATCACAACGTTTTCCTTATCGGGCGCACCGAAGGGCTGCGCGCCCTCGTCAAACAGTTCCGCAAAAGCAGCGCGCCGTTTCTGTATCTGCCCGATCAGGATTTCGGACGCAACGATTCGGTTTTTGTCGATTTCTTCGGTATTCGGACGGCAACGATTACCGGCTTGAGCCGCATTGCCGCGCTTGCAAATGCCAAAGTGATTCCCGCCATCCCCGTCAGGGAGGCGGACAATACGGTTACACTGCAATTCTACCCGGCTTGGAAATCCTTTCCGGGTGAAGATGCGAAAGCCGACGCGCAGCGCATGAACCGTTTTATCGAGGAACGCGTGCGCGAACATCCCGAGCAGTATTTTTGGCTGCACAAGCGTTTTAAAACCCGTCCGGAAGGCAGCCCCGATTTTTACGGATTACACGAAGTAACAAAATAA